GTTCCTGCAAGAATTTGGGCTGATATAATGCGTGAAGCCCATAGAGGTCTTTCCTATAAAGATTTTAAAAGGCCTGCTGGATTTGTATCTGTAGAAGTGTGTCCAGTTTCAGGTAAGTTAGTAACAGAATTCTGTAGACAAGCGGGAATTACTCCAACTTCTGATTACTTCCCTGCTGGAAGTCAACCAAGTGAAGTTTGTGATGTTCATACAGGAATACCTAAAACAGAAGAAGTTACTCCTGAGACTCCATCTACAACAACTCCACCAGCAACTACACCTTCCACAGAGGAAGGTAACTTTGATAATGGGAACACTAATAGTGGTAATACTGATGGTAATACTGGCAACACTGATGGTAATACAAACGGTAATACTGATGGTACTCCAAACAATGGTAATGGTACTGATGGAAACAATGGTACTAATAATGGTGGTAATATCGGTGGTAATACTGGGGGTAATAGCGGAGGAACAGGTGGCAATACTGATGCAGGAGGTAAACCTAAGCCTCCAACAACGACAACTCCACCATCTCCAACTGCCTTAGTAAAAACATTTACTAATATATTAGGTTTAATATTATGGAAATAGCAAAAAGGTGTCTATATGACACCTTTTTGTTTTATTCTTTTGACTTAGGGTTAAAAATTACTGCCATTAGGTATCCAAAAAATACTGCAGCAGCTATTCCTGCAGAGGTAGCTTTTATACCTCCTGTAAATGCACCGAGTAACCCTACCTTATCAACTTCTGTTATAGCGCCTTTAGCTAAGCTATACCCAAATCCGGGAAGTGGAACACTTGCTCCTGCTTTTCCAAAATCAATTAAATATTGATATAATCCAAGTCCTTGAAGTACAACTCCTGCTGTAACAAATATAACTAATATTCTCGCCGGTGTTAATGCAGTTTTATCAATGAGAATTTGCCCTACAATGCAAATTCCACCTCCAATAATGAATGCTCTTAAGTAATCCATATTAAAGCCTCCTTTGAATAGCTACTGCATGTGCTATTCCTGGTATACTTTCACCTTGCAGTGTACTTGTTGGGCTCATTAAAGCTCCTGTTGAAAGTATAAGTATTTTATTCAATTCTCCTGATTTAAGTAAAGAATAAAAATGTCCACAAAATACAGATGCTGAACATCCACATCCACTGGCACCAGATCCTACATCTTGATTTTTAATATCAAAAATCTCAACTCCACAATCTGTAAAATTTGATGATATATCTAAATTATTCTCCTTTAATAACTTTATAGCAAGGTCTTTTCCTACCTCACCTAAATCTCCAGTTATGATAAGATCATAATCCTTTGGTTGTAACCCTGTATCCTTAAAGTGTCTAAGTATCGTATCTGCTGCTGAAGGTGCCATAGCAGCTCCCATGTTATTTGAATCCTTTATTCCAAAGTCTATAACCTTTCCAGTCGTTACATGGGTAATATATGGTCCATCGCCTTCCTTTGATAAAAGAGCTGCGCCTGATGCTGTAGCTGTCCACTGTGCTGATGGAGCTCTTTGAGATCCCATTTCTAGAGGGAATCTAAACTGTCTTTCTGCTGCAGCAAAATGACTTGAAGTAGTCGCTATACAATGATCTGCATATCCTCCATCAATTATCATAGATGCAAGGCTTAATGATTCTGTCATTGTTGAACATGCACCATAAAGACCAAAAAAAGGTATCGATAATTGCCTTGCTGCGAAGCTTGCTGATATAATTTGGTTTAGTAAATCTCCACCAAACATATAATCAATCTCATCTGGTGATAGGTTTCCTTTATCAATTGCTAATTTTACTGCATTTTCAAGCATTTTACTTTCCGCTTTTTCCCATGAATCCTCTCCCCATAGATCATCATCAAGTATAATATCAAACTTATCCTTTAATGGTCCCTGTCCTTCCTTAGAACCAACTATTGATGCTGTGGATACTATTGATGGAGGATTTTCAAGTTTTACTGTTTGTTTGCCTAACTTCTTAATAGCCACTTATCTCACCTCATTATTTTATAAAATAATAAATAATACCAACAACAATAGAAGAGGATATTCCATATACTAGTACTGGTCCTGCTATAGTAAACATTTTAGCTCCAACTCCAAGTACATATCCTTCTCTTTTAAACTCCATAGCTGGAGAGACGATTGAATTTGCAAAACCTGTTATAGGAACAACTGAACCTGCACCTGCAAACTTACCAATATCATCATATACTCCAATTCCTGTTAAAAATGCTCCAATAAAAATCATTACAAGTGATACATATGAACCTACCTGTTCCTTATCTACTCCTAAAGATATAAAGTAGTTCATTACAAATTGTCCTATAACGCAAATAATGCCACCTATTATAAATGCTTTTACACAATTAAATAATAAATTTGAAGGAGGTGTTGAGTCTTCTACCATCTGACTATACTTTTTAGATAACTTTTTTTCCGTTTTCTTTTCCAAGTTTATTACCTACTTTCTTTATAGATTCCTTCACTACCTACACTAATTGAGGTTGAATCAACATTTATTTTATTGTAGTCATACCTAGAGGATTTGCTCTGAGTACAAACTCCACTTATAAAATCATTACTTTTTAGGCTTTTCAAGATATTCACCTCCTAAGTTTATTATTTATTTTTACCAAATAATTTTTTTTTATCCGAAGCCCTAAAATTTATAGTCTTAACTTCTATATAAGTTTAAAATATTATGTATAAAAAACAAAAAGATTGGATTACTCCAATCTTTTTTGTTATTTTTTGTAAATATATACTTTAAAATAAACAATATGACCTCATATTGTTAAATGTTAATTTATAAATCTTTCTATGATAAACTTTCCTTTAAATATTTTAAAACCTTTTTTTCAATTCTAGATACTTGTACCTGAGATATTCCAAGTATTTGAGCTATTTGATTTTGTGTCATATCTTTAAAGTATCTAAGAATAATTACTTGCCTACTTCTTGAATCTAATGTACCTATTAGATCCTTAAGAGCTATTTTATTAACTACTTCTGTTCCATAATCTCTATCTTCACCTATTTTATCTATTAAAAGAACAGGAGATCCATCATCTTGATGAATCGTTTCATATAAGTACCCCGGTTGACTTGTACTTTCTAAACTTAAAATAACATCCTCAGAACTTATACCAAGTTCCTTTGCTACTTCTTCAACAGAAGCTTCTCTTCCCTCTTCCTTTGCTAATCTTTCCTTTATGATTTTAACCTTTTTAGATGTTTCTTTAAGATTCCTACTAACCTTAATCATACCATCATCTCGAAGAAACCTTTTAATTTCTCCCATAATCATAGGAACAGCATAGGTTGAAAACTTAACATTAAATTCAGAATTAAAGTTTTTTATTGCCTTTATTATTCCTATTGAACCAAGTTGGAATAGGTCTTCATAATCATAGCCTCTATTTAAGAACTTTTTAGCAATAGAGGCAACAAGCCCTATATTACATCTTACTAATACATCCTGTGCCTCTTGATCTCCGCTTTGGGCCCTTTTTAAGAGTTCTAAAGTTTCCTCCTGACTTATCATATCATAGCTTGTTTTTTCATTATACATATCTTACCTCCAAGCTATACTGATACTGATTTGAAAATTTTTATTAATTTAACTTTAGTACCCTCTTCTTTACTAGTTTCTACTTCCATGCCATCCATAAATGACTCCATAACGGTAAATCCCATTCCTGATCTTTCAAGCTCTGGTTTAGATGTATATAAAGGCTGTTTTGCTAAATCAATATCACTAATCCCATGTCCAAAATCTCTTATTTCTACGGTTAGTACATTTCCTTTTATTTCACATTCCACTATTATATTTCCATAGGAGTTTTCATATCCATGTATTATAGCGTTAGTAACTGCCTCTGAAACTGCTGTTTTGACATCTGAAAGCTCTTCAATTGTTGGATCAAGTTGGGAGGCAAAGGCTGCTACTGCAATTCTTGCAAAGGCCTCATTCTCAGATATACTTGGAAATTCTAACTTCATATGATTTTCAAACATTACTTAACCCTCCTATAAATTTGAAACTGCCTTTTGAATATCTTCATATTCTGGAATTATCTTAAAAAGTCCACTTAATTCAAAAACTCTCTTTATTTGAGGCTTTAAATTTATAACACAAGCTTTTCCGCCTGTTGTTGAAAGTTTTCTATATCTACCCATAACTACTCCAATTCCTGAACTGTCCATAAAGTTCACTCCATTAAAATCAAATATAATATTTTGACTTCCAAGCTCATCTATCTTATTGTCTATTTTAATTCTCACTATTTCTGCATTATGATGATCAAGTTCTCCAACTAAAGTTACAACCAAGGTTGCATCTTTTCTATCAAAACTTATAAACATATTAATCCCTCCATATTACGTAACCTCAAGATAATATATTCTTTCGCCTTATAGTTAAACCCTTTAAATAAATTAAAGAATCGTATTACAAATTCTTTAGTCTTTTATTAATTTTAGCTTTTATTCTACCTTAATCACTATAATAATAAAGTGTTTATGATAAATATTCTATAAAAAGACGAAAAAACCTCTATAGAAAATAGCATAGTGCCAATTTTACTATAGAGGTTTTAAATTAAATTTATCTATTCCTTAGGCATTAAAATATAAATCAATGGATTGTTAAATACCTTACTCGCTATTTCTTCAAGCTCCTTAGTTGATACCTCATTCATTACCTTTAGAACTTCAAGATATTCTAAAGGGTTATTATATTCTATCTCTCCTTGCATCATATACTCAACTATAGTTGAAGATGACTGAAGGGTTACTTCTGTATCTATTATAAATCTTTCCTTTAATAGGCTTAGAGATTTTTCAGTTATTTTAAATTCACCTTTAATGTAATTAATCATATCATCTATTACTAGACATGTCTCATTTACATTTTCACTTGAAACTCCAGCATATATATACATCATTTTAAGATTATTCATGAAATCTATATCACTATATACACTATATGCTAGTCCTCTTTTATCACGAAGCTCTTTAAATAAAATAGAGTTTCCACCTGATCCTATCTTTTCACTAAATAGGGTTAATACTATACTTTCTTCCCTAGTTAGATTTTGAATGTCAAAGGCATATATAACATGAGCCTGGGATATTCCTTTTTTATGTTTTTTTACCTTTTTAAATGGAATATCTATGTGCTCCTCTATTACAGCTTCAACTTCCCCTTCCTTCCAATCTCCAAAATGTCTCTCTGCAATTTGGAGTACCTCTTCATGGGAATATGAACTTACTACACACATTATTGAATTATTAGGAACGTAGTATTTCTTATGATGCTCTATTACTTCTTCCTTTGTAGTAGCTTTAACAGATTTTAGTGTTCCTGCTATATAATAATTATGCCATCTACTTGGAAATGCTTCTTTGTAAAGGCCTTGATAAGCTATATCCTCTGGGTCATCTTCGCCCATTTTTATCTCTTCAAGTATAACCTTTTTCTCAAGCTTAAATTCCTTATCATCAAAAAGTGGATTCATCATCATATCAGCTACTATTTCCATTGCCTTATCTGCCTTCGTTTTTATTACATCTATTCCTAAAACAGTTTGATCATAGGATGTATATATATCCATTTCAGTAGCTAACTCTTCTAAATCCATATTAAATTCATCTATATTTCTATTTTTTGTTCCTTTAAAAAGCATATGTTCTATTAAATGGGATATACCGCTTACTTTTTCGTTTTCATATAGGGAACCTACTTTTACACCAAAACCTAAAGAAAAAATATTTCCTTCTGCTTCATAGGTTATAACCTTTAAACCATTCTTTAGTATGGATTTTTTTAATTTATCTTTATTCATTCCCTCATCCTTTCTAAACTTTAGAAAGGACAGATATTATCTGCCCTTTTAGTCAAACTTTCTTGGTATAAATCCAACTTTTTTATAAACTTTTCTTAACATCTTTCTTGCTGCATATTCAGCCTTTTTAGCTCCATCTGTATATATGTTTTCAAGATAGTCTTTATTACTCATTAAGTAATTGTACTTTTCTCTCAATGGTCTAAGTCCTTCTATTATGGCTTCTGCAGTATCTTCCTTAAATTTACCGTATCCTTCCCCTTTATATCTATCTACTATAGATTCTATTGACTCTCCTGTAAAAATAGAATACATTGTAAGAAGATTTTTTATTCCAGGCTGATCATCAGAATAGTTTACTTCCCCTATTGAATCTGTAACAGCTTTTCTAACCTTACTTCTTGTTTCATCTGCAGTTTCAGATAACAATATAAATGCATTTTTATTATCATCTGACTTAGACATTTTTTTAGTTGGCTCCTGTAAACTCATAATACGAGCCCCAACCTTTGGAATATAAGGCTCTGGAACCTTAAATGTTTCGCTATACTTTGTATTAAATCTCGCTGCAAGATCACGTGCAAGCTCTAGATGCTGCTTTTGATCCTCACCAACAGGAACTAAATCTGAACCATATAATAATATATCCGCAGCCATTAATGAAGGGTATGTAAATAATCCTGCATTTAAATTAGCTCCAACCTTTGATGACTTCTCCTTATACTGGGTCATTCTATTAAGCTCACCCATATATGTTAAGCAGTTTAATACCCATGCAAGTTCAGCATGAGCTGTTACATGTGACTGTATAAATAAAGTATTCTTTTCTGGGTCAATTCCTGATGCTATATACTGAGCTAGAACTTCTAGTGTTCTTGCTCTTAAATCCTTTGGTTCTTGAGGCACAGTAATAGCATGTAAGTCTACTATGCAATAGTAACAATTATAATCATCTTGAAGGTCTACCCAGTTCTTAAGTGCTCCTAGATAATTTCCTAATGTTAATTTTCCTGAAGGCTGAGTTCCACTGAATATAACTTTTTTGCTCTCCATGTAATCCCTCCTAAGTATGTAATTTGCGAAAAAAAGCCCTTCGTCCTTGACGCAGACGAAAGGCGGTTTGCCAATATATCATTGATAGTTTAAAAAAAACATAAAATTCGATACAATCAAGTATGATTATATATTATTTTTCTTTAAATGTAAACATGAGCCCAGTGTTCATTTATGTGCTTCACATACTAGCTACACCATAGTTTTATAAGCTTAAATTCCTCTTCAGTAATACCAAAATATTGCCCTAGGATATTATCTATTTTGTTAATATCCGTATTACTAGAGTTATAAATACTACATATATCTTTAATAACCTCGGGAATAAATATATTCATTATTTTATTTGGGTAATATTCATAAAGACTATCCCCTAACTTTTTGGCAATTGTTTTTATATAAAACTCATATACACTACTATTAAGTAAACTTTCAATGTATTCATATGTATAGTGTTCATATTCTTTTTTAAGCACTATTGAATATATATCCGCACTAAAAAAATTACCAATGTCAATTGAAAACCTATTAGAATCTGACTTATAGGGAAAAATAATCTTCTTACCTTCGAATAACTCAGCTTTTCTTCCCCATTGTATGTTATACCACTTTCTCAATCCCCTTACACACTCTCTACGCTTTTGAAGTATTTCTTTATAAAAAGATAAATACTTAAGTGTATTAGGATAATCCTTTTCATCCTTAATTATATCGGAATAAACAATTAACTTATCTGATGAATTAACCTTAAACTTTATTATTTGCTTTCCCTTTATCCAAGGCTTTAATAAGTCATTCTCTATACTATGTAACTTAGCATCTTCCTTTTTAATTATAAAAGCCTCATCTTTACCAGTAATAATTCCTTGAAAGCTATCTGCTATATCACCTAATCTAACATTACATTTATTCAAAATTTTAGATATTATATTTTTTTCTTCTTTACTTAAAAAACTCCATCCTTCTGGATTAAGTTCACTAGTATTTACTTTAATATGTCTTGTATATTTACCTAGACCTTTATCAATATCATTAAAAACTTCAGCACCTTTATCTTTTCCTTCTATATTAATTTTAAAATATTCTGCGGTATCATTTTTATAGTTTGCTTTTTCAAAATTAAGTATTACATTATCTACTCCTGCACCTTTTACTATTCTCACACCATAAAAATCAATTATCCTGTTTATATTGCAATTATCCAGTATAAACCTACGTATTTCCCTACCATATAATGATTCAAGTATATATCTAGATGTAAAAAATACAAGGTGTCCACCATTTACTAGTAAGTCTATTGATTTTTTTATGAAACAGTAACTTAAATCACCTTTATCATAAAAAACATCACCATAGAAATTAGATAGTTCTTTTCTATAGCTTGCCTCTAATACTTTATGACCTATGT
This genomic stretch from Clostridium cylindrosporum DSM 605 harbors:
- the spoVAE gene encoding stage V sporulation protein AE, with amino-acid sequence MDYLRAFIIGGGICIVGQILIDKTALTPARILVIFVTAGVVLQGLGLYQYLIDFGKAGASVPLPGFGYSLAKGAITEVDKVGLLGAFTGGIKATSAGIAAAVFFGYLMAVIFNPKSKE
- the spoVAD gene encoding stage V sporulation protein AD → MAIKKLGKQTVKLENPPSIVSTASIVGSKEGQGPLKDKFDIILDDDLWGEDSWEKAESKMLENAVKLAIDKGNLSPDEIDYMFGGDLLNQIISASFAARQLSIPFFGLYGACSTMTESLSLASMIIDGGYADHCIATTSSHFAAAERQFRFPLEMGSQRAPSAQWTATASGAALLSKEGDGPYITHVTTGKVIDFGIKDSNNMGAAMAPSAADTILRHFKDTGLQPKDYDLIITGDLGEVGKDLAIKLLKENNLDISSNFTDCGVEIFDIKNQDVGSGASGCGCSASVFCGHFYSLLKSGELNKILILSTGALMSPTSTLQGESIPGIAHAVAIQRRL
- the spoVAC gene encoding stage V sporulation protein AC, with amino-acid sequence MEKKTEKKLSKKYSQMVEDSTPPSNLLFNCVKAFIIGGIICVIGQFVMNYFISLGVDKEQVGSYVSLVMIFIGAFLTGIGVYDDIGKFAGAGSVVPITGFANSIVSPAMEFKREGYVLGVGAKMFTIAGPVLVYGISSSIVVGIIYYFIK
- the sigF gene encoding RNA polymerase sporulation sigma factor SigF, producing MYNEKTSYDMISQEETLELLKRAQSGDQEAQDVLVRCNIGLVASIAKKFLNRGYDYEDLFQLGSIGIIKAIKNFNSEFNVKFSTYAVPMIMGEIKRFLRDDGMIKVSRNLKETSKKVKIIKERLAKEEGREASVEEVAKELGISSEDVILSLESTSQPGYLYETIHQDDGSPVLLIDKIGEDRDYGTEVVNKIALKDLIGTLDSRSRQVIILRYFKDMTQNQIAQILGISQVQVSRIEKKVLKYLKESLS
- the spoIIAB gene encoding anti-sigma F factor → MFENHMKLEFPSISENEAFARIAVAAFASQLDPTIEELSDVKTAVSEAVTNAIIHGYENSYGNIIVECEIKGNVLTVEIRDFGHGISDIDLAKQPLYTSKPELERSGMGFTVMESFMDGMEVETSKEEGTKVKLIKIFKSVSV
- the spoIIAA gene encoding anti-sigma F factor antagonist, producing the protein MFISFDRKDATLVVTLVGELDHHNAEIVRIKIDNKIDELGSQNIIFDFNGVNFMDSSGIGVVMGRYRKLSTTGGKACVINLKPQIKRVFELSGLFKIIPEYEDIQKAVSNL
- a CDS encoding M16 family metallopeptidase, whose product is MNKDKLKKSILKNGLKVITYEAEGNIFSLGFGVKVGSLYENEKVSGISHLIEHMLFKGTKNRNIDEFNMDLEELATEMDIYTSYDQTVLGIDVIKTKADKAMEIVADMMMNPLFDDKEFKLEKKVILEEIKMGEDDPEDIAYQGLYKEAFPSRWHNYYIAGTLKSVKATTKEEVIEHHKKYYVPNNSIMCVVSSYSHEEVLQIAERHFGDWKEGEVEAVIEEHIDIPFKKVKKHKKGISQAHVIYAFDIQNLTREESIVLTLFSEKIGSGGNSILFKELRDKRGLAYSVYSDIDFMNNLKMMYIYAGVSSENVNETCLVIDDMINYIKGEFKITEKSLSLLKERFIIDTEVTLQSSSTIVEYMMQGEIEYNNPLEYLEVLKVMNEVSTKELEEIASKVFNNPLIYILMPKE
- the trpS gene encoding tryptophan--tRNA ligase is translated as MESKKVIFSGTQPSGKLTLGNYLGALKNWVDLQDDYNCYYCIVDLHAITVPQEPKDLRARTLEVLAQYIASGIDPEKNTLFIQSHVTAHAELAWVLNCLTYMGELNRMTQYKEKSSKVGANLNAGLFTYPSLMAADILLYGSDLVPVGEDQKQHLELARDLAARFNTKYSETFKVPEPYIPKVGARIMSLQEPTKKMSKSDDNKNAFILLSETADETRSKVRKAVTDSIGEVNYSDDQPGIKNLLTMYSIFTGESIESIVDRYKGEGYGKFKEDTAEAIIEGLRPLREKYNYLMSNKDYLENIYTDGAKKAEYAARKMLRKVYKKVGFIPRKFD
- a CDS encoding Eco57I restriction-modification methylase domain-containing protein, with the translated sequence MLDLFVQDLESLYNDIKKFKEKEYIEKFKKRWKINKSIGEFYQGISLKESKKKSGSFYTPFDVVDYINSNISKNIKDKKEYEIKILDPSCGGGYFLIDIYIKLEKLLSDINFPMKEKFIIDKIIYGYDIDKVATLITIIELFYLSGYISENIFNKDFLFDNNDIKYNYILGNPPYIGHKVLEASYRKELSNFYGDVFYDKGDLSYCFIKKSIDLLVNGGHLVFFTSRYILESLYGREIRRFILDNCNINRIIDFYGVRIVKGAGVDNVILNFEKANYKNDTAEYFKINIEGKDKGAEVFNDIDKGLGKYTRHIKVNTSELNPEGWSFLSKEEKNIISKILNKCNVRLGDIADSFQGIITGKDEAFIIKKEDAKLHSIENDLLKPWIKGKQIIKFKVNSSDKLIVYSDIIKDEKDYPNTLKYLSFYKEILQKRRECVRGLRKWYNIQWGRKAELFEGKKIIFPYKSDSNRFSIDIGNFFSADIYSIVLKKEYEHYTYEYIESLLNSSVYEFYIKTIAKKLGDSLYEYYPNKIMNIFIPEVIKDICSIYNSSNTDINKIDNILGQYFGITEEEFKLIKLWCS